A section of the Oryzias latipes chromosome 8, ASM223467v1 genome encodes:
- the LOC101174191 gene encoding calcium-binding protein 5-like: protein MSVKQPCIFLRGGKGRQSRNLTNDELDELREAFLEFDKDKDGYISCKDLGNLMRTMGYMPTEMELIELSQNINMNLGGQVDFDDFVELMTPKLLDETAGMIGLKELKDAFREFDIDGDGAITSEELRLAMVKLLGEQTSKHEINSVVSEVDNNGDGKVDFEEFVKMMSKK, encoded by the exons ATGAGTGTCAAACAGCCCTGCATTTttctcagaggaggaaaagggaGACAA tcAAGAAATCTTACAAATGATGAGCTGGACG AGTTGCGTGAAGCCTTTCTGGAGTTTGATAAGGATAAAGACGGCTACATAAGCTGCAAAGACTTGGGGAATCTGATGAGAACAATGGGCTACATGCCAACAGAAATGGAGCTGATTGAACTCAGCCAGAACATTAACATGAACT TAGGGGGACAGGTGGACTTTGACGATTTTGTCGAACTGATGACTCCTAAGCTTTTGGATGAAACAGCAGGGATGATCGGCTTGAAAGAACTCAAAGATGCTTTTAGAGAG TTTGATATAGATGGTGATGGGGCAATCACATCCGAGGAGTTGAGACTCGCTATGGTGAAGCTGCTTGGGGAGCAAACCAGCAAACATGAGATCAACTCAGTGGTCAGCGAAGTTGACAACAACGGAGATGGAAAAGTTGACTTTGAAG AGTTTGTCAAAATGATGTCAAAGAAATGA
- the LOC101174429 gene encoding aspartate beta-hydroxylase domain-containing protein 2, with product MYWTMNTLPLPQYVELGVHSLSGLLWTLLLLFLWHCYRIGSDLSLPGHTHAGKLKSNSRRSMISRSVSCIKTKGSTRSKQSRSDQIGPFISMERVKDDEQGQGYLTPVLSHSLFPAQTTAEAKKLYKALQEYAKRYSWVGMGRIHKGLREQIKQNDLPAIQKPHLFFLPDVPSVPFFPRDAHRHDIELLEANYPVILAEFQAVYQRGIDSKTGWTCVGPKGQAVFPLYNAGVYMAGNCRSCPCTYRTLLSLRTFINSNSLGSAGFWLLGPGASLAGSYGPTNTRLRCHLGLQTPPLCELVVGGEPQCWSEGHCLLVDDSFLHTISHKGPPESGPRVILSVDLWHPNVAAAERQAFDYMFNPDL from the exons ATGTACTGGACGATGAACACACTGCCACTTCCTCAGTACGTTGAGCTGGGCGTCCATTCACTCAGTGGCCTTCTGTGGACTCTTCTGCTCCTGTTTCTGTGGCACTGTTATCGGATTGGGAGCGATTTGTCCCTCCCAGGCCACACACACGCTGGGAAGCTCAAATCAAATTCAAGGCGGTCCATGATCTCCCGCAGCGTTAGCTGCATCAAGACAAAAGGAAGCACCAGATCCAAACAGTCCCGGAGTGATCAGATCGGTCCTTTTATTTCCATGGAAAGAGTAAAGGATGATGAGCAGGGGCAGGGATATCTCACCCCAGTGCTGAGTCACTCATTGTTTCCTGCTCAGACAACTGCAGAAGCCAAGAAGCTGTATAAGGCACTGCAAGAATATGCCAAACGTTACAGTTGGGTGGGAATGGGTCGCATTCATAAAGGCCTCCGAGAGCAG aTCAAACAGAATGATCTACCTGCGATCCAGAAGCCTCATCTCTTCTTCCTGCCAGACGTCCCAAGTGTTCCTTTTTTCCCACGTGACGCTCATCGGCACGACATCGAGCTTCTGGAAGCCAACTATCCTGTCATTTTGGCGGAGTTCCAGGCTGTTTATCAGCGCGGCATCGACTCAAAAACAGGCTGGACCTGCGTGGGGCCAAAG GGCCAGGCGGTGTTCCCTTTGTACAATGCCGGTGTGTACATGGCTGGAAACTGTCGTTCCTGTCCCTGCACTTACCGCACTCTTCTGTCCTTGCGAACATTCATAAACAGCAACTCTTTGGGATCGGCGGGATTCTGGCTGCTGGGGCCCGGAGCCTCACTGGCGGGCTCCTACGGTCCCACCAACACACGTCTACGCTGTCATCTCG GTCTCCAGACCCCACCTTTGTGTGAGTTGGTGGTGGGTGGGGAGCCTCAGTGCTGGTCAGAGGGACACTGTCTTCTGGTTGATGACTCTTTTCTTCACACCATCTCACACAAGG GTCCTCCAGAATCTGGACCCAGAGTCATTCTGAGTGTGGATCTCTGGCATCCAAATGTGGCTGCGGCGGAGAGGCAGGCTTTTGACTACATGTTCAACCCTGATCTCTGA
- the LOC111947759 gene encoding salivary glue protein Sgs-3-like: MGTTGKPTTTTSTLTPPTTTTSTIGTTGKPTTTTSTLTPTTTSAMGTTGKPTTTTSTLTPPTTTSTMGTTGKPTTTSSTLIPPPTTTTSTKGTTGKPTTTTSTLTPPPPTTTSTIGTTGKPTTTTSTLTPPTTTSNMGTTGKPTTTTSTLIPLPPTTTSTIGTTGKPTTTTSTLTPPPTTTSTIGTTGKPTTTTSTLTPPTTTTSSTTRKPTTTTSTFIFTPTTTTSTMGTTGKPTTTTSTLTPPTTTSTMGTTGKPTTTASTLTPTADDSIFSGCDNLSHFTHFFSLCFLVLFFHVFVGGFDM, encoded by the exons ATGGGCACGACTGGAAAACCTACAACTACCACATCTACTCTTACTCCTCCTACTACTACTACTTCTACTATAGGCACGACTGGAAAACCTACAACTACCACATCTACTCTTACTCCTACTACTACTTCCGCTATGGGCACGACTGGAAAACCTACAACTACCACATCTACTCTTACTCCTCCTACTACTACTTCTACTATGGGCACGACTGGAAAACCTACAACTACCTCATCTACTCTTATTCCTCCTCCTACTACTACTACTTCTACTAAAGGCACGACTGGAAAACCTACAACTACCACATCTACTcttactcctcctcctcctactaCTACTTCTACTATAGGCACGACTGGAAAACCTACAACTACCACATCTACTCTTACTCCTCCTACTACTACTTCTAATATGGGCACGACTGGAAAACCTACAACTACCACATCTACTCTTATTCCTCTTCCTCCTACTACTACTTCTACTATAGGCACGACTGGAAAACCTACAACTACCACATCTACTCTTACTCCTCCTCCTACTACTACTTCTACTATAGGCACGACTGGAAAACCTACAACTACCACATCTACTCTTACTCCTCCTACTACTACTACTTCTAGCACGACTAGAAAACCTACAACTACCAcatctacttttatttttactcctaCTACTACTACTTCTACTATGGGCACGACTGGAAAACCTACAACTACCACATCTACTCTTACTCCTCCTA ctactaCTTCTACTATGGGCACGACTGGAAAACCTACAACTACCGCATCTACTCTTACTCCTACTGCTGATGACAGCATATTTAGTGGTTGTGACAACCTGAGCCACTTCACTCACTTCttctctctgtgttttcttgttttgtttttccatgttttcgtTGGTGGCTTTGACATGTAA